The following DNA comes from Gammaproteobacteria bacterium.
GCGCACAAAGATCGCCTGGTCGCCGGTGGCGATACCCGTCAGCCGCGAGCGCCCATTCATCAGGGTTTCTACGACGCGCAGCAAAATGTGACTCCCCGACAAGCGCACGTCAAAACGTCCCCAGCGGGCGCCGGTCTGCGCCAGTCCTGCGCGGATCACGCGATCCGCGCCCTCCGGCAATAGCGTATCGGCATGCAGAAAAACCAGGACCTCTCCGCGAGCCGCCGACGCGCCGCGGTTCATCTGCCGCGCGCGGCCGCGTTCGCTGTGCAGGAGTTGATCGGCGAACGGCGCCGCCAGGCTGCACGTGGCGTCGGTACTGCCACCGTCCGCGACGATGACCTCGTGTCCCGCCGCGCGCAAGGCGTGTAAGCCGGTCAGGGTCGGGACGATAGCCGCAGCCTCATTGAGCGTGGGGATGATAATGGAGAGCCCTGGTGCGGCGTCATTCATGGGCTGCATGATAAACGAAAGCCCGATGTGGCGCTGGTGTGGCACACATGGAACCCGGTCCGTTGCGGTGTTACAATGGCGGCCCTGTCCGTGCGGCGCCAAGCAAGCCGCTGGGCATAACTATTATGGGGCGGTAGCTCAGCTGGGAGAGCGCTGCGTTCGCAATGCAGAGGTCGGGAGTTCGATCCTCCTCCGCTCCACCAAATACCTGGCCCGGGTCCGCCTTTACCCTTGCCCCCGGTAGCTCAGAGGGGTGATCTCGTGAAACGAGCGAACGACCGGACAGGGAAGTCCGGGCTGGTGCTAGGCAAGGCTCTGCGGTTACGCCAGGGATGGCGTCATGGGTGTCAAAATTGCCCCGGTAGCTCAGAGGGGTGATCTCGTGAAACGAGCGAACGACCGGACAAGGAAGTCCGGGCTGGTGCTCGGCGGGGCTAAGCGGTTACGCCAGGGATGGCATCATTGGTGTCAATATTGCCCCGGTAGCTCAGATGGATAGAGCATCCCCCTCCTAAGGGGAAGGTCGGACGTTCAAATCGTCTCCGGGGCACTTAAAAAATCAATAACTTATAAAAATAATCTATACAAGAAATATTCAACACTAATTATCCGGAGTTGGCAAGCTTCACTCCCAAAGCCCGCGCCGAGGCGGGGGGCACGGTCGAGCCCGAATCCCTTAATCAACGGATGCCGGGTGTGCTTGCCAGCCAATTAAGCACTCCGTCAATGAACTCATCGCTGGCTAGGCTCAGCGCACTCGCTGCGCCCGCGGCATCCGGGGTCTGGGCCTGACGTTCCAAGGTAAAAGTACGTTCTCTGAGAGGAGTCTGTTCGTTTTTTTGGGTCAGGCTTACGTGGGCGCGAAATAATACCCGGCTCGATTGCGGCGAATCGAATATCTGGCTGAATTCTTCAAGATCAACCCGCAACCGGTTCGGCGGGTCGTTCTGTGGTGTCGGATTCCCCTTGGAGGTGTCGCTGGCTGTGGAGAGGGCCTGACGCAGGCGTAGCGTTATCAAGGCCGCCGGCGGCGCAGCCCAGCGGCTGTCGGCGTAAGAGTCCAGGCGCGCAGCGTTATGATAAGCGAGCCGGTATAAGATTGCCGGGCTGTCGAGCCAGGACGGCGCGGTGACAGGAGAGGCCTCCAACCGGCCGGCCATGCGCGGTGTTTGATCGGGCGCGTTTTCCCGCGGCAGGCCAAAATCATACGCAACGATTGGAGCATTATCTTTCGGCAAGTTGTTGCAACCGTTAACCATCAACAGAATAAGCATGGCAGCCATGCCGGATTCAATTTTTGTTTTTTTCATGAGATGCCCATGAGTCTTTATTCAAGGTGGGGCCGCAAAGCCTGGCTCTCCCGGACCCGGCTGCGAGGGGGGCTTGCCGAAGACCAGGCTTTGCGGCCGCCGCTCGATATCCGTCAGGAGTCTATCAAGATTTTTGGAGGTGCGAGACAGATCATCCAGCAGCCGGTCGAATTTCGGTAATGCCGAAGAGCGCACCTCGTCACCCACCGCCTCGCCTGCCGCTCCGATTTTTTCCGCACTGGCGGCGACCTTTTCCGCGCTTGCGGCAACTCTGTCGAAAGTCATGACTTGCTGCTGAAGTTTGGCCGTCAAGGTGCTGAGATCAACGAGCAGCGCATCGGCCTTCTTGAGTACGCCCTGGGTGTTGGCTACGACGGAAGGCAGCGCAGTGATGGCAGGATCAAGCTTATCCTGGAGCGTGACAAGACGCGCCGAAACGTGTTCGACATTGGCGAGTATAGCCTTCGCGCGTTTAAGGTTTTCATCGTCGAACACATTGCTCATGCGTTCGGTGAGCATGCTGATGCGCGCGAGCAGCAGCGGAGCGGAAGCCCCCACTTCTTGTAACAGCGAAGTCCGCATCTCGATACGGGCGGGCGCTTCGGGGCTCGTTTGAAGCGGGGTTGGCATAGTCCCGTCATCATCCAACTGAATATAGGCAAGACCGGTCAAGCCTTGGTAGGCAAGCTCTGCATAGGTGCCTTGTGTGATCGGGGTGCCGCTGCCTACCAGAATGCGGACTAAAATCGTACGATGTTGTTGGGGGTCCAGCATAATTTTCTCAACCCGGCCTACCTGAAGACCGCGGTAACGTACCGCCGCCTGCGGATTCAGCCCTGACACCGATGATTTCGAGACGAGCAGGTAGACGTCCTCCTTCGCAGTGTCGCCGCTGAACCAAATGGCGGCTGCCGCGAGCGCCGTGACGAAAACGATGACAAACAATCCGGCGGCGATGGCATGGGCGCGGTTTTCCATATCGAATTACCTTAGGACTTATCCATAAATGATTTACCGCAGAGGACGCAGAGGAATACCCTCAAAAAGGATTTGTTTCTCCTCCGCGCCCTCCGTGGTGAAGCCTTTTCATCGCAAGGGACACAGGGGAACTTTTCATGGACATGCTCTTAAACGGAACAATCCCGGAATCCAATGCGCGTTATCATTCCAATATTCTCAGGCGCCGGCAACGGCCGTGCGGCCTGCAAAAAACTTGTGTATAAAAGGATGATCTGATTGCATCACGGTTTTGAGCGGGCCTGTTGCAATGAGCCGGCGATTCGCAAGCACCGCAATCCTGTCGCTGAGTGCAAACAGCGTATCAATATCGTGGGTGACCATCATGACGGTAAAGGACAATTCCTTACGCAAATCCCCGATCAGTTTTACGAAGCTCTCGCTAAGCTCTGGATCGAGCCCCGCCGTGGGCTCGTCGAGCAACAGCAGTTCCGGTTCGAGCACCATCGCACGCGCCAGTGCAACGCGTTTTACCATGCCGCCGGAAAGTTCGGCGGGCATTTTGCCGGCGTGCTTGGGTTCGATCTGCACCATGTCGAGCTTAAGTCTCACGAGCGTGCGGATGGATGCCTCATCGAGTACGTGCAGTTCGCGCAACGGCAAGGCAATATTATCAAATACAGTGAGGGCGCTATATAGCGCACCGCCCTGAAACAGCACGCCCCAGCGGTTACGCAAATCCAGCCGTGCCCGCGGATCGCCCTCGTGCAGGGGCGCCCCAAACACCTTTACCCTGCCGCGTGACGGCGTTTCGAGGCCGAGGATGGTCTTTAACAGAGTGGTTTTACCGCTGCCGGAGCCGCCAACGAGCGCCAGCACCTCGCCATGATGCACGCAAAGATTCACGTCCTCGAGCACAACGGTATCACCGTATCGAGCCCAAAGGCCATCAATTTCAATGATGCAGGGTTTACCCGTCATCACACGCCCACATCGCTAAATACTATGGCGAACACGGCGTCAACGAGTAACACGATGGTGATAGATGTAACGACTGAGTTTGTCGTCCCTGCAGCGAGGCTCTGGGTATTCGGGAGTATACGCAGCCCGAACAGGCACGCGATAAGTGCGATCAGAAATCCAAACGCCATGCCTTTGCCTACCCCAAGCCAGAGATTCGCAACGGGCACCGCGTCGGGGAGCTGATTCATAAAGTGCGCTACGCCGATGTCGAGTTGCACCTTCGCCGCCAGTGCACCGCCCAGCAGTGCAGCGGCATCGGTCCAGAGCACCAGCAGGGGAAGCGATATCGAGAGCGCCACCACCTTGGGTAAGATCAGGCGCACGCTGTAAGGAATGCCCATGACTGCCAGGGCGTCAAGTTCCTGGGTGACGCGCATTACACCGAGTTGCGCCGTCATTGACGAGCCGGAACGGCCCGCGACGAGGACGGCGGCAATCACGGGACCCAGCTCACGCAGTATGCTGATGCCGAGAATGTTGATAATGAAAATATCGGCGCCGAAAATTCTGAGCTGTTTGCTGAACAGATAGGAAAGCACTACGCCTATGAGAAAACCCAGCAGTCCGGTAATCGCCAGGGCCTGGGCGCCGGTGCGGTACAGGTTGGCGGATATCTCGCGCCACGGAATCAG
Coding sequences within:
- a CDS encoding TIGR04283 family arsenosugar biosynthesis glycosyltransferase — translated: MNDAAPGLSIIIPTLNEAAAIVPTLTGLHALRAAGHEVIVADGGSTDATCSLAAPFADQLLHSERGRARQMNRGASAARGEVLVFLHADTLLPEGADRVIRAGLAQTGARWGRFDVRLSGSHILLRVVETLMNGRSRLTGIATGDQAIFVRRDVFEQAGGFPDIPLMEDIAISRILRRYSRPLCVRERVITSSRRWERRGIVRTILLMWRLRLAYAFGADPQRLVRRYYSS
- a CDS encoding membrane integrity-associated transporter subunit PqiC; this encodes MKKTKIESGMAAMLILLMVNGCNNLPKDNAPIVAYDFGLPRENAPDQTPRMAGRLEASPVTAPSWLDSPAILYRLAYHNAARLDSYADSRWAAPPAALITLRLRQALSTASDTSKGNPTPQNDPPNRLRVDLEEFSQIFDSPQSSRVLFRAHVSLTQKNEQTPLRERTFTLERQAQTPDAAGAASALSLASDEFIDGVLNWLASTPGIR
- a CDS encoding MCE family protein; the protein is MENRAHAIAAGLFVIVFVTALAAAAIWFSGDTAKEDVYLLVSKSSVSGLNPQAAVRYRGLQVGRVEKIMLDPQQHRTILVRILVGSGTPITQGTYAELAYQGLTGLAYIQLDDDGTMPTPLQTSPEAPARIEMRTSLLQEVGASAPLLLARISMLTERMSNVFDDENLKRAKAILANVEHVSARLVTLQDKLDPAITALPSVVANTQGVLKKADALLVDLSTLTAKLQQQVMTFDRVAASAEKVAASAEKIGAAGEAVGDEVRSSALPKFDRLLDDLSRTSKNLDRLLTDIERRPQSLVFGKPPSQPGPGEPGFAAPP
- a CDS encoding ATP-binding cassette domain-containing protein, translating into MTGKPCIIEIDGLWARYGDTVVLEDVNLCVHHGEVLALVGGSGSGKTTLLKTILGLETPSRGRVKVFGAPLHEGDPRARLDLRNRWGVLFQGGALYSALTVFDNIALPLRELHVLDEASIRTLVRLKLDMVQIEPKHAGKMPAELSGGMVKRVALARAMVLEPELLLLDEPTAGLDPELSESFVKLIGDLRKELSFTVMMVTHDIDTLFALSDRIAVLANRRLIATGPLKTVMQSDHPFIHKFFAGRTAVAGA
- a CDS encoding ABC transporter permease encodes the protein MTDNLIESNTSPALRETHATDGTRVLELTGAWNLHNLKALLRTLGPRLKACAADPSLHWAMQGIAELDNAGAVLLWHAWGRQRLKNLTLRPEHMVLFDRLNALSETTLPRSPRDLLTPVILLGKRTLSLADHVEGFIALLGQLGLDVAHLARRPMLIPWREISANLYRTGAQALAITGLLGFLIGVVLSYLFSKQLRIFGADIFIINILGISILRELGPVIAAVLVAGRSGSSMTAQLGVMRVTQELDALAVMGIPYSVRLILPKVVALSISLPLLVLWTDAAALLGGALAAKVQLDIGVAHFMNQLPDAVPVANLWLGVGKGMAFGFLIALIACLFGLRILPNTQSLAAGTTNSVVTSITIVLLVDAVFAIVFSDVGV